From the genome of Chroicocephalus ridibundus chromosome 1, bChrRid1.1, whole genome shotgun sequence, one region includes:
- the CREG1 gene encoding protein CREG1 isoform X1 produces the protein MAGLTLLCVTAALLLLASGGAIPPPEEAARMARFVLHNCDWGALATLSAQEGLRGQPFANIFSLSDGPPGPFDGSGVPYLYLTDMEISVQDLEINSNASLTVSLAQTPYCKKHKYDPQNPLCAHIIFCGSIVKVNDSEAGLAKKALFSRHPEMESWPKDHNWFFAKFNITNIWVLDYFGGLKIVTPEEYYSVKP, from the exons ATGGCAGGGCTGACGCTCCTCTGCGTGACggcggcgctgctgctgctggcgagTGGCGGGGCCATCCCGCCGCCAGAGGAGGCGGCCCGCATGGCGCGCTTCGTGCTGCACAACTGCGACTGGGGCGCGCTGGCCACGCTGTCGGCGCAGGAGGGGCTGCGCGGCCAGCCTTTCGCCAACATCTTCTCCCTCAGCGACGGGCCACCCGGGCCGTTCGACGGCAGCGGCGTCCCCTACCTTTACCTCACCGACATGGAGATCTCCGTGCAGGACCTGGAG ATCAATTCAAATGCCTCCTTAACTGTGTCTTTGGCACAGACTCCTTACTGCAAGAAGCACAAATATGATCCCCAAAATCCCCTCTGTGCCCATATAATCTTCTGTGGGAGTATTGTAAAG GTGAATGATTCGGAAGCAGGATTAGCAAAAAAAGCATTATTCAGTCGCCACCCTGAAATGGAAAGTTGGCCTAAGGATCATAATTGGTTCTTTGCCAAGTTCAACATCACCAATATTTGGGTCCTGGACTACTTTGGTGGATTGAAAATTGTGACGCCAGAAGAATATTACAGTGTCAAGCCTTA G
- the CREG1 gene encoding protein CREG1 isoform X2 gives MAGLTLLCVTAALLLLASGGAIPPPEEAARMARFVLHNCDWGALATLSAQEGLRGQPFANIFSLSDGPPGPFDGSGVPYLYLTDMEISVQDLEINSNASLTVSLAQTPYCKKHKYDPQNPLCAHIIFCGSIVKVNDSEAGLAKKALFSRHPEMESWPKDHNWFFAKFNITNIWVLDYFGGLKIVTPEEYYSVKP, from the exons ATGGCAGGGCTGACGCTCCTCTGCGTGACggcggcgctgctgctgctggcgagTGGCGGGGCCATCCCGCCGCCAGAGGAGGCGGCCCGCATGGCGCGCTTCGTGCTGCACAACTGCGACTGGGGCGCGCTGGCCACGCTGTCGGCGCAGGAGGGGCTGCGCGGCCAGCCTTTCGCCAACATCTTCTCCCTCAGCGACGGGCCACCCGGGCCGTTCGACGGCAGCGGCGTCCCCTACCTTTACCTCACCGACATGGAGATCTCCGTGCAGGACCTGGAG ATCAATTCAAATGCCTCCTTAACTGTGTCTTTGGCACAGACTCCTTACTGCAAGAAGCACAAATATGATCCCCAAAATCCCCTCTGTGCCCATATAATCTTCTGTGGGAGTATTGTAAAG GTGAATGATTCGGAAGCAGGATTAGCAAAAAAAGCATTATTCAGTCGCCACCCTGAAATGGAAAGTTGGCCTAAGGATCATAATTGGTTCTTTGCCAAGTTCAACATCACCAATATTTGGGTCCTGGACTACTTTGGTGGATTGAAAATTGTGACGCCAGAAGAATATTACAGTGTCAAGCCTTAG